Below is a window of Frankiaceae bacterium DNA.
GCTGTTCGGGCTCGCGTTCCCCATGGGCGTCGCGATCGCGGGGGTGCCCGGGTTCTGGGCGGTGCCCGGGCTGCTGCTCGGCGTGCTGCTCGGGTTCACGACACCGGACATCCTGCTGTCGATGCGCGCGGACAAGCGGCAGGGCGACATCCGCCGCGCGCTGCCCGAGGCGCTGGACCTGATGGCGATCTCGGTGCAGGCGGGTGTCGGCCTGGAGCAGGCGGTCGCGATCGTCACCGAGCGGCTGCCAGGGCCGCTCGGCGAGGAGCTGTCGCGGTTCCTGCACGAGATCCAGCTCGGCTTCTCGCGGCGCGAGGCGCTGGTGTCGTTGCGGGAGCGGACGGCGTGCCCGGAGCTGGCGACGTTCATCCTCGCGCTGCTGCAGGCCGACGGGCTCGGCATCGCGATCGGCGAGGTGCTGAAGACGCAGGCCGCGGAGATCCGCGCGAAGCGCCGCCAGCTCGCCCGTGAGCGCGCGGCGAAGGCACCCGTACGGCTGCTGTTCCCGCTGATCTTCGGCATCCTGCCGGCGCTGTTCGTCGTCATCCTCGGCCCGGCCGGGATCCAGATCGCGACCAACATCGGCGGCCGCTGACGGGCCCGTCCCGAGTTACCGGTGAGTACGGACTGAGCGGCACGCCCACGCGGTGACTTTGGCAGTCCAAACTCACCGCTCGGAAAACTGGACATCGCAAGTCGTACGGTTCGATTGACTTCGGCCTACCGATCAACTTCGGCGTGGTCGAGCGCATGGCGTGGATAGGTCGGCCACGGGATGTTGTGCCCCTGCACAGTGATGCCGGTCGGGAACTGCTTCGTGCGCAGCACCTCGCCCCACCGCGTGAAGAACTCCTTGTCGTCGCCGTGCGGAAGTAGCACGACGCGCCGCGCGAAGACGACAGCGATTCCGCGGAGGTCGTCCGGGTCCGTCACGTAGGCCATCTCGCGCACGGCGACGTCCAGGGCGGTGTCGAAAATCGGTACGCGGAGCGATCTTGTTGCCGGATCGAGCAACGCTTCACGTAATGGCGTGAGGGCGGTCGCGAACCCGTACGTGTAGCCGAACTGGGCGAACGCGACGAGGAACGCGGCTCGAGCCCAGGACAGCGCCGCGCGATGCCCATCGAACCGCTCCGCGAACGCAAGGTGGAAGGACTTACCCTGCCAAGCCTCGACCCAGCTATTGGCGACCTCGGCCATCTGATCGGGGATCCACGGGGGGTCGGCCTGCGGTACGCCGAAGAACCTGGTCGCGCCGTCTCGCACATCGACTCGTACGTGCTGCCGAACGCCGTCTGCCGTCATAACGGCCCGCACGGGACGCCCCTCCACACCCGACATCACGGCGCGGATTGCATCCGCCGTCTCAGCGTGGCGGTCGAAGCCGGTGCCTGCGGTGCTGTTGCATGTCGCACAAGTCAGCACGAGCGCGCGCCCGCCCGCATGTCGCGGAGGTACGTGCTCGTCAGTGAGGAGCCCCGTACTTAATGCACCTCTCGGGAAACCCTCCCCGCAGAGTGGACAGAGGTACGTTTCTGACGGAACGTCCGGAAGCAGCGCTGCGGCCGCGCTGGCACCGGCGTCGAACCAGCGCTCCCTCCGGCGCCGGTTCCCCTCGCTACGACCCATAGGACATGTCTACGCCCGGTTGCACACAGACGCGAAGGCATTCGGGCATAGCCGGGCGGCAGCGCGCGTTGGACCCGTCGCAACGCTCCTGTCACACTGGTCGCTCACCCCGGACCGGTTCCCGGCGTGCTCGCATGCCGACCCGGCGCCACTGAGGAAGAGGAACACCATGAAGTCGGGCATCCACCCGAACTACGTCGTCGCCAACGTGCACTGCTCCTGCGGCGCCACGTTCCAGACGCGCAGCACCGTCCCGGACATCCACGCGGACGTGTGCTCCCAGTGCCACCCGTTCTACACGGGCAAGCAGAAGATCATGGACGTCGGCGGCCGCGTCGAGAAGTTCGAGAAGCGGTTCGGCAAGCGCGCGCCCAAGGGCGAGGCGCAGAACGACGCGCAGGCCGACACCCAGGGTTAGCGTCCGGGCGACCCCACCGCCCGCTCCGACCCGAAGGCCCGAAAACCGATGTTCGACAAGCTCGACGACGTCATCGCCGAACACGCCGACGTGGAGAAGCAGCTCTCCGACCCGGACGTGCACGGCGACCAGAACCGTGCCCGCGACCTCGGCAAGCGCTACGCCGAGCTGACGCCGGTGGTCGAGGCGTACAACGCGTACAAGGCCGTCGACGAGGACCTCGCGACGGCGCGTGAGCTGGCCGAGGACGACCAGTCGTTCCGCGACGAGGTCCCCGTGCTGGAGGCGCGCCGCGAGGAGCTCATGAACCAGCTCCGCGAGGCGCTCATCCCGCAGGACCCGAACGACGCCAAGGACGTGATCCTCGAGGTCAAGGCGGGGGAGGGCGGCGAGGAGTCGGCGCTGTTCGCGGGCGACCTGCTGCGCATGTACCTCCGCTACGCCGAGCGGCAGGGCTGGAAGACGGAGATCCTCGACGCGACCGAGAGCGACCTCGGCGGCTACAAGGACGTCAGCGTCGCCGTGAAGGCGCGCAACGGCGGCGTGTGGCGGCGGCTCAAGTACGAGGGCGGCGTGCACCGCGTCCAGCGCGTGCCGGCCACGGAGTCGCAGGGCCGCATCCACACCAGCGCCGCCGGCGTCCTCGTCATGCCCGAGGCCGAGGAGGTCGACGTCACGATCGACCCGAACGACCTCCGCTTCGACGTCTATCGGTCGTCCGGCCCCGGCGGGCAGTCCGTCAACACGACCGACTCCGCCGTACGCATCACGCACATTCCCACCGGCACCGTCGTGTCGATGCAGAACGAGAAGAGCCAGCTGCAGAACAAGGAGGCAGGCCTCCGCGTCCTCCGCGCGCGCCTGCTCGCGCAGGCCATCGAGGCGCAGCAGGCCGAGGCATCGGCGCAGCGCGGGGCGCAGATCCGTACGGTCGACCGCAGCGAGCGCGTCCGCACGTACAACTTCCCCGAGAACCGCCTCTCCGACCACCGCACCGGCTTCAAGTCGTACAACCTCGACCAGATCCTCGACGGCGACCTCGACGCGGTCATCCAGTCGCTCGTCGACGCCGACAACGCCGCCCGCCTCGCGGGCAACGAGGAGTGATCGCGCCGCCCGTGCCCCTGCGCCCCGCGCTGCAGGAGGCCGCGCACCGGCTCGCCGCGGCGGGCGTCGAGTCGCCGCGCTGGGACGCCGAGCAGCTCGTCGCGCACGTCCTGGGCGTCTCGCGGACGTCGCTGCCCGTCGTCCCCAACCTCGACGCCGCGCAGTACGACGCGCTCCAGGGCCTCGTCGCGCGCCGCGCGGCTCGGGAGCCGTTGCAGCACATCGTCGGCTCGGTCGGCTTCCGCTACGTCGACCTCGCGGTCGGCGCGGGCGTGTTCATCCCGCGGCCGGAGACGGAGGACGTCGCGGGGTACGCCATCGACGCCGCTCGCCGCTGCGGCGAGAAGCCGCTCGTCGTGGACCTCTGCTCGGGCTCGGGCGCCATCGCGCTGTCCGTTGCCCACGAGGTCAAGGGCGCCGTCGTCCACGCCGTCGAGCTCGACCCCGGCGCGCTGGAGTGGCTGCGCCGCAACGCCGCCGCCCGCGAGCGCGCCGGCGACGCGCCGGTCGCCATCCACGAGGGCGATGTCTCCCACGCGCTGCCCGAGCTCGACGGCACGGTCGACGTGGTCGTGAGCAACCCGCCGTACGTCCCCCTCGCCGAGCTGACCGACGTCGAGCCGGAGGTGCGCGACCACGACCCGACGATGGCGCTCGTCGCGGGACCCGACGGGCTCGACGTCATCCGCGAGGTCGAGAAGACCGCCAGGCGGCTGCTGAAGGCCGGCGGCATCGTCGTCGTCGAGCACTCGGACCGGCAGGGCGAGACGGCGCCGAAGGTGTTCGCCGACGCGGGCGGCTGGGCCGACGTCGAGGACCACGCCGACCTCGTCGGACGACCGCGGTACGTCACAGCGACGAAGATGTCGCCGTGAGCCGCACCCACGACTGCACCGGAGACACCGACCGAGCCACCGCGATCGCCGACGCCGCCAACGCGATCCGACGGGGCGACCTCGTCGTTCTGCCGACCGACACCGTGTACGGCATCGCGGCCGATGCGTTCTCCCCCAACGCCGTACGCCGCCTGCTCGACGCGAAGGGCCGCGGCCGCGACGTCCCCGTGCCCGTGCTGGTCGGGTCGTGGCGCACGGTCAACGGCCTCGTCGAGTCGCTGCCCGACACGGCCAAGGACCTCATCGCGGCGTTCTGGCCCGGGCCGTTGACGCTCGTGCTGCGGCAGGGCAGCGGGCTCACGTGGGACCTCGGCGACACGAAGGGGACGGTGGCCGTACGGATGCCGCTGCACCCCGTCGCGATCGAGCTGCTCACCGAGACAGGCCCGCTCGCCGTCTCGAGCGCCAACAAGCACGGCAACCCCGCGCCGGTCACCGCGGGCGAGGCGGAGGCGCAGCTCGGGCCGATGGTCGAGGTCTACCTCGACGGCGGCGCGTCGGAGGACCGCACGCCGTCGACGATCCTCGACCTCACCGGCGCCGAGCCGAGGCTGCTCCGCGAGGGCGCCATCGACCGCGTCCGCCTGGGCG
It encodes the following:
- the rpmE gene encoding 50S ribosomal protein L31, coding for MKSGIHPNYVVANVHCSCGATFQTRSTVPDIHADVCSQCHPFYTGKQKIMDVGGRVEKFEKRFGKRAPKGEAQNDAQADTQG
- a CDS encoding L-threonylcarbamoyladenylate synthase; protein product: MSRTHDCTGDTDRATAIADAANAIRRGDLVVLPTDTVYGIAADAFSPNAVRRLLDAKGRGRDVPVPVLVGSWRTVNGLVESLPDTAKDLIAAFWPGPLTLVLRQGSGLTWDLGDTKGTVAVRMPLHPVAIELLTETGPLAVSSANKHGNPAPVTAGEAEAQLGPMVEVYLDGGASEDRTPSTILDLTGAEPRLLREGAIDRVRLGEVIGDLS
- the prmC gene encoding peptide chain release factor N(5)-glutamine methyltransferase: MPLRPALQEAAHRLAAAGVESPRWDAEQLVAHVLGVSRTSLPVVPNLDAAQYDALQGLVARRAAREPLQHIVGSVGFRYVDLAVGAGVFIPRPETEDVAGYAIDAARRCGEKPLVVDLCSGSGAIALSVAHEVKGAVVHAVELDPGALEWLRRNAAARERAGDAPVAIHEGDVSHALPELDGTVDVVVSNPPYVPLAELTDVEPEVRDHDPTMALVAGPDGLDVIREVEKTARRLLKAGGIVVVEHSDRQGETAPKVFADAGGWADVEDHADLVGRPRYVTATKMSP
- a CDS encoding type II secretion system F family protein — encoded protein: LFGLAFPMGVAIAGVPGFWAVPGLLLGVLLGFTTPDILLSMRADKRQGDIRRALPEALDLMAISVQAGVGLEQAVAIVTERLPGPLGEELSRFLHEIQLGFSRREALVSLRERTACPELATFILALLQADGLGIAIGEVLKTQAAEIRAKRRQLARERAAKAPVRLLFPLIFGILPALFVVILGPAGIQIATNIGGR
- the prfA gene encoding peptide chain release factor 1 produces the protein MFDKLDDVIAEHADVEKQLSDPDVHGDQNRARDLGKRYAELTPVVEAYNAYKAVDEDLATARELAEDDQSFRDEVPVLEARREELMNQLREALIPQDPNDAKDVILEVKAGEGGEESALFAGDLLRMYLRYAERQGWKTEILDATESDLGGYKDVSVAVKARNGGVWRRLKYEGGVHRVQRVPATESQGRIHTSAAGVLVMPEAEEVDVTIDPNDLRFDVYRSSGPGGQSVNTTDSAVRITHIPTGTVVSMQNEKSQLQNKEAGLRVLRARLLAQAIEAQQAEASAQRGAQIRTVDRSERVRTYNFPENRLSDHRTGFKSYNLDQILDGDLDAVIQSLVDADNAARLAGNEE